ATTTGTAAGCTCTGTCTCAGTATGGAGCATATTATAGTTAGTGTAATGACTAGGCACCGTAGGACAATGATGATACAGTGGACTAATAATACATGCCGCATACTTCAAAATTATGTGTGGCCACACTACTGTTATCAACTCCTTGTGGCGTATTCGATAGTTGATTGCGAGTTGTGACAAGAAGTCTCTAAACCTAACAAGCAAATTTTATAggaatagaaatttaaaacgtGTGCAGTTGCttcgattattttaattaaaaactatatgaGTACTGAAGCCGTTCGAGATGCTGTTATCACGTTTGCCTAGCCGCGACCTACATTCGAACTATTGCGCAATTAAACGTAGACAAACTTGCATTTGCGCTCACTTCGCACAGCAACGCCTAGGTCTTGCAATTTCCCAACGGTAGACCTAAGTGTGCGTCATTACCCTGTACCTATGCGACTGTAATAGTAGGTGATAATAATGACATCATATATGGATATTACTTATGCTGAATTGgtactttaaattatacttgCTAAGGTCTAAAATTTAATGGCAAAAATTTCTAAAAGTTAAAAAGTGTCTCCTAAAAACTTTTATCTGGAGTTACGGGGGTTCAAGTAGTTGCTAGGTCTTGCAATTTCCCAACGGTAGACCTAAGTGTGCGTCATTACCCTGTACCTATGCGACTGTAATAGTAGGTGATAATAATGACATCATATATGATATTACTTATGCTGAATTGgtactttaaattatacttgCTAAGGTCTAAAATTTAATGGCAAAAATTTCTAAAAGTTAAAAAGTGTCTCCTAAAAACTTTTATCTGGAGTTACGGGGGTTCAAGTAGTTGCTTCTTACAGCTCCAAATCCACACTCAGAATAATAATGATAGGCAAGAAATGGGCATATAACTCAGGGTAACGAGAGTAGCGCTGTGCATCGCAGtgtactataatttaaaattccgaTGGTGTACGTACAGTTTATGACGAACTGTGTCGCTATCAAACGAGTGATTTGCTCATCGCAATGAATTATATATTcaagtaaattgtaaataattatagcaGACATATAAACTCGTATTGGCGTCACGATACCTCTACGGCGTTAGTGTAATACAActgcaattaaataatatctcaTTGACATTGAAAATAGCAACTAGTGGTACCAGGAAATAAACACGATGCTATTGTGTGGTTCTCTTATAAACAAAACCTCATGTTActatgcaatattataataggccacattatttttatatatatttataacaggTATGCCAGCAACAATAGCATAACTACAAAGAGGAATGACGTTGAGAATGCCATAGACCCTCGGCTTCAAGGAGCtccaaaattttgtaaaataaaaaaaagccgtcaagaaaaatgtatatactaaacatatttatcaaattagGCGGGTTCCCATTCGATTAATTAGCCACGAGCATTTTACGGCATATTTAAGCCAAATTTGTCACAAAGCTGTAAGCATTATGTTTGGTAAAGTAATAGGGtgattaagtaaaaaaaaaagtaattatccgtagggtttatttaattttagcagTCGACATCAAGGGACAACTCCGTTGCATAATATAAACCTTCGCATCTCCGATTTTTATCAGTGCTGAAAACAAAATTCAAGTATTAAGAACTCTTACCTCCTTAGACCTAACCTCCAGTATCTAAAGGCATTATTCTAAACATGGTAAATGTCTCAAGTGGGCGTGGATGACGAAATTCACAACTATGAGTAATAGTGAAAAACGCTCAAAGGAGGTTCAGGGCCAATTTTtaccaaaactaaaaaaaaaatattggatttcTAAAAATGTATACTCCTACCTAGGGATCGAACACgttgcattttatataaaacacgaTTTATCATTACCCTACTAAAATTGTCGcttacaacaataaaatcctGGAAAGTAATGACATACGGAATTCTAAAAAAAAGagctaattttttaaaatatttttaattttcgttaCCTATTCCCCTATAGAAACCTACTCAGGTTTCTAATTCGGACCTCAAAGTGGTGTAGTACCACGCATGAAATACAAATACACCACCTAGTCTAACTGGGTGGAGACATCCCaggtaaaattattaagttgtGCAACAATTTCTGAATAAATtccgaaaaaaaaatccgaGATAGAATCCCTCAGAAAAATGTCAGTCAGGGGCCGGTCATAAAAATGTGAACAATCAACTTCCGTAACATTCGTGAATACTCGGAAATAAGATGAAGGCAGaacaatcaaattattaataaggCAAGCTTTCTACTCTAAAATCggtgaaataaaagaaaattggcTCTATGGTAATCTAACTGTATGAAGCAAACCAACAGTAGGTAATCTGTTTATTCTCGTGAGGTACCTGTGAGGTACCTTAGTCGAAATGCCATGTTCATATTACAGACAATTGTTTACACAGTGTCTACACAACTAggtgtaatattatatatttttactatgtcTTCTTTTGTACCAGGTGCTTGGAAAATAGGCTGTTAACAGAACACTTGTACTTACTCGCTCATTACGTCATTTACAGGTTTACTGTAAGCAACCGTCACAATCGATAATAATATCAACACCCAGCAGAATAATACACGAAActctgaaattaataaatgtaaatgaaatacACATAGCACACATATAGGTCTAACAAGTAaagcaaaatttcaaataaatatttgggtagaggataaatatttatatatcatgaAAAAAAATGCACCCATAGAACATACAAAGTGTAATCACAACTTAGatatactaatatgtaatgTAAGTATCTGAAAATATGTGACAAAAGCATTTGTCTAACAACTATATTCATAAACAAGTTAGTGTATCAAGAGACTTTGCTATGTTCTAGGTATTACTTGCAAaaagtaaatgaaaacaaaacttaCCATTCAAACCCATTGTTATGAAACTGTTTGCCTGGAGATGTGGcaacaaatataacatagttTTCACTTGAATCGCTATATATACTCCTAagataaatactattttacattttaaattttaacaaattagatatatgtatttaaaaataaatgcattttgagcaaataattatacaaacattaCTTCAAGTGTGACAGTTCactgttaattaattttgtgataAGCACATGGTACAAATTAGCTAGTTGTCGCTTACAACAGTCAGAATTTCGATTATTTAGACTTAATTATTCCATTGTTAAATGTCTCCGAATACTCTCTAGTCTACGATAAGACGAAATCGCCTGGGTGCATTTGTCCTTctttaactaatatttattcaatatttgtgtttttaatacactaatgttgaataaatattagttatgttacaaacaaactaaacaggtttataatattagtagggaTATAATGTCCCATGGCTGAGCAACGAGCATGGACCTCCTCTAATACCTACTCACGAGAGTGATCAAAATGTGAAacaatattattctaattaaaaaagaagGTTTATGTTCTCTATTAAGAAAAACGTgggaaattcaaatatttagaaaaaatcttACTTTCTTgcattacaaattttatatacgAATAGCTATAATAGCGAATACAGcaactagtaatataataacgtTAACGTTAacgctaatataaaaaaaaatagtttaacgcAGATTCAAATAcgtattaaaaagataaattaatattcttacCTGTTTTTGAAGTACCAATACCGCAATATTCACTTAATTCAAATCTAGTAGATTAGTTGgagaattaataattatgctttgctgtgtttacaattttataattctaaataaacttatatttgtATCACAAAAACACAAGATAATCCAATACAGCTGATAAAAATTCTATTATGACATTTCAATGACAGTGACAATTTATAGTCAGTATTACCAGTGTAGaatatgtcatgagaataaaaataaattgtcagaTATTTTGTAGGTTCTTTTATCGTTTTTCTTTAACTCCattcaaactaaaataaataaatttctttcacAAACTATTACAggtattttctaataataactTCAATAAATTCAAATCAATGAGTTTTATCGATAACAATACGGAATCTAACATGGCATTGTGGGTCATCACTATTATTCTTACCAAAAAGGTTGAGGATtgataataagtaaattttgtttgtaaatttgaGAATTAACACCCCTGcactgcatttattttattggataaCATGAACACATTTAGAATTATCAGAAATGTTCCAGTTCAATGGCGTTCTTTCTCAAGATGGTGAGTAAAATTTACGTCTTTTAGGTTATGTTCGTAACtcttattaaaacttaaatatgttatttatatattacaattattgtaacTGGATACGGCTCTTGGCGTACTGCGTTGCTTAAAAAATCAttcggatatataatataaataatgtttcattcatatacatttaataaaattaaaaaaatattttttgtactttcaGCGCAATACTCCGCCAGGAAGTTGTTCAGGCAGCAACTCCTCTCAGTATACCGGTCCCTGAAGGCGTAGAGAAACCCATATCGCCTAAGATCGAAAAAATAGTTTCTGACATAACCAACCTCAACCTTCTTGAAGTGTCAGAACTGAGCCAGGTCTTGAAAAAGAGGCTGAACTTGCCTGACGCCCCGGCGATGCCTATCGGTGGATTTGCGATGGCTGCTCCGGCCGCTGCTGCGGAAGAAGAGGATGCTGCTCCCAAGATAGTCAAAACAAGCTTTACTGTTAGTATTGCTTTAAGCTACACTagaaaaaatagtttctttagtacataattaaaaatttgtgcCAATTTTCTCCCTTATACAAAAGTGTGATATCATTAGCCACaaaatgtccactgctgaacatagaaatcaatgttgttataaaatacaatgaaataattcaCATTATTTCTAGCAATATATCACTAATCTGTATTTGCCtgcataatattcattatattttgtcaattGTCCCATTTTAATCTTAGTCCTGGGTACCTATTACATATGATACAGTATCCTGCTTTAACACTTATGGAAATATTGGTAATTTCAGGTAAAGATGACCAAGTTTGATGACAAACAAAAAGTAGCCCTGATCAAGGAAGTCAAGAGTCTTTTGGAAGGTTTTAACCTTGTCCAAGCAAAGAAGTTTGTTGAAAGTGTACCCACTGTTGTGAAGGCAGACATTTCCAAAGATGAAGCCGAGAAACTCAAGGAGGCATTGTCTAAAGTTGGAGCTGTTATAGAAATTGAATAGATTAAGTGTTAGGTTTATTAATAGTctgtaaattatttagaaaacaataaatattcaaccATCATTTTGTTTGATTGGATGGGCGGTTACACTTAATATTATGTGAATAATTTTCAGCAAAATTGAACATcactttgtttttctttattatattttcttatttttgtttcgGTTTCCCCCTCTGACTATTTGTGGGTAGTTATAACTTCATCAGATAAGcagcattattaattaattatgcttATTTCTGTCCCAAAATTTATTGTGCTGTGTTACTTATAAAAGTTTGTCCCAGCGATTTACTCCTGTAGGAAAATTAATGTTCTATGGTTCGCTAcagtaatttatgtatgttgTAACAGCAAAGGCTTTTTATAACggagaagccgcgagcaacatttTTGGCATAAATTTCTAACCCTAACTATATTACTTTCAAAATGAAACCAGAGATCTAGCAATAGTAAACGGTTTTCAAGGGCCAGAATCTCacaaaaggttttatttaaccAGGCCACACAATCAGATATGTGCATGGTAAATCAAGGTGATTATTTGATTTACATCTTACTATTACATTTCCTGCTCAATTTCAACAAGGTAGCGACAGATTCCATGACTTGATAGAAAATAAGCCAGTTGTAATTTACCAggtaatgtgtataaaaaaaaattagctgCCACATTTGTAAGAGCATCACTTGAGAACAGCTCCATCGCCTTGActgattccttttttttattgtgttccaAATTATCAGGAAAAAGTTTgtatcaaataatttgaaaaatcaaTGGTCACGCTAATCTCCGGAAACACCCAaccgatttcaatgaaaatttttGTCAGAATTTAGTTAGTTCCAGCTTGATACATAGGATAATTTTGAACCCGATAAGTGGCGCTGTTGTCGAGACCTAAAAGATGagatagtttaaataaaatgcagtCTGTGGCTGGACGAATGCCGGGCCcactagtttaataatatagcTAAATTGctacagtaaaaatataccattacatttctaataaaaagaaaacatgatACAATGTAAAGAAAGAATTTATTTACGAATTGTATCGTAACAAATTACGAGTATGTACCACATTCAATAACAATCTAGCGCATTGACCTCATTCTTCACTTGATACATACCAAGAATATCGTCTAACAACGACGAGAAGCTCCGTATGCCCTCATTCCACTTCCTCTTCTGATCCATAATAGCCTGGAAGTCATTGGTTTTTAAGTAGTTCACAAAAAGGTATGGCGACGCCAATCTCACCAGCTTTATTCTCGGACGCGGCGGGTTCGGCGGCGGCTCCGATCGTAACGACATGTGCTGTTCATAAATATTAGCCAGTAGGTTAATGTCATCCGCATTCAAAATACTCTCAATTACATTATCTGAAGCCGCGTTACTGGAAACTTCGGGCATCTCCTCGTTGTGCCAATCAAACTCATCCTTTATCTGAGATATCAGCTCTTCCACTGTAGCGGCATCTCCTGGAATGTATTTGATGAGATCCGGCACTTTGTGCTTTTGTAACATATCGTACAGTTCATTCGATATGGAGTGCGCGTACTCCATGATTTCTAGTTCCGTGTCGTCGTGCAGCAACTTGACCAGGACGGTGAGACATCCTATAGTGGATAACTCATTGAGGATTTTGACCAGCCTTCTTTGTATTTCGGCCGCGTTCAAGTTGACTATCTTGCGCGATTCTCTTGAGAACGTGACCGGCGGGAACTCGCCGTCCAACATGCCTTGATCCGTGAGGAGTGACTTGTAAACTATTTTCCAGAACGTCAGAGCGCTGAGCTGCACCTCCCAGTGGAAGTCGCAGAGCGAGGCGGAGACCATGTGGTCGTACAGCGACTGTTTGAACGTCGGCGCCAGCTTATGGTTCTGGTATAGATCGCAAAGTACATTACAGGCCTCTTTCCTGACTATACCCTCTTGACTTTCCCGCAATATTGACACTATTTGgtcctgaaataaaaaaaatgttgagtaaaaaataaacacaatatactaCCACATGGTTAGTGTAATCAATTAACTTTTAAAGCATCTTAGTATGTCAGCAGCATTGATTACAATGTGATCAATGATTCAATGATGCATGTCGACAAAACAGACATTACTGTAGTACATACTGAGACTAATGTCGCCTACGAGAGGCGAGGTGTGTTTCTcgtagtaaaaattaaaaacaagaaaaataaaaatgtctttctaaattactgaataatattgtttatctgTAAGGGGGTGCGAGTATAATCTCATTTCCAGATAAATTAAGTTAATGGTCTGCAACAAAAGCGTTATTTGCGTGATAAATGTTTCACTCATATTtaagtacctataataaaaatgcaattatcaTGTTTTCCCGGAATCGACGAGTTCCATATCTGCTTGTTAACTCAAAGCAAATTTAGGTTTTATAGACCAATATCtagtagttattttattttttttaatttatatcactGTACTGTTACCAACTGGAAGTGCCTACAACACTTGCTTGTAAAACTTGCATATATGAGAACACATTTAGCATAATATTGCGTGAGTACCGGAGACTTAGCATTGGCATTCAAGTGACACGACTTCGTGCATATGAAATGTCAGAACCAAGCTTtacaaattatagtattttatctaCACCAGCCGCATTCAATCCTTATTTTAGACGTGCCACAGAGACTAGATATGGCTACCTTAGGCTACAACGtatattccttttaaaaatgtataattataaaatacttcatttatcaGGCGAACAAAGGTCACCTCACGTCAGGCACATATGacacgtcaaaacaatttataagaataatatttattatttctaaataaaaattaaaatctatactattatataaagctgaggagtttgtttgtttgtttgtttgtttgtttgaacgcgctaatctcaggaactaccggtccaaactgaaaaattctttttgcgttggatagccctatgttcgtggagtgctataggctatatatcatcacgctatacccaataggagcggagcagtaatgcctaatctcaggaactaccggtccgaactgaaaaattctttttgcgttggatagccctttgttcgtggagtgctataggctatatatcatcacgctatacccaataggagcggagcagtaatggctaatctcaggaactaccggtccgaactgaaaaattctttttgcgttggatagccctatgttcgtggagtgctataggctatatatcatcacgctatacccaataggagcggagcagtaatgcctaatctcaggaactaccggtccaaattgaaaaaatctttttgcgttggatagccttttgttcgtggagtgctataggctatatatcatcacgctatacccaataggagcagagcagtaatggctaatctcaggaactaccggttcgaactaaaaaaatcattttgtattggatagccctttgttcgtggattgctataggctatatatcatcacgctatgaccaataggagcagagcagtaatggctaatctcagaaactaggagtttgaactgaataattctttttgtgttggatagccctttgttcctggaatgctataggctatatatatcatcacgctacgcccaataggagcggagcagtaatcgctaatctcaggaactaccggttcgacgTGACATAGCGAAACCTTACATCCTCCACATATCCCAAAGCATTATCACATTATTTGAATGTCGGCAAAGCGTCCAAGATTCTTTTgaaatagggtatttgacttatttttctttataacttttataaaatatgtacgtagtCTAAATTCTAAatcagaagaaatcattgaaatctgatcAAAAATCCATAAGTTACAAGCAATTAAAATTTGGTAGTAGGCGTGTCAaataacagaaaagagacgcaatacttgcatgtgacgtcagcgggcattacgatgcgtgcgaaagaaagagatagagcgatatccccactccacgcccactcctgcacgtagcaatgtttgaaatttgaattactgcctttTATTaccgaattttaatgctgttttcacaaaatatttcttttttatactaatttctatacatataaaaaaatgcacaaaattaaatatagtcaAATACCTTATTATGGGTCTGTTGGTGTAGTTGGCTTTGGGGGCTCGTCCTTTGAGGCTATACATCGACGGTCCCTACATGAAGTATCGAAtgtgcaaaattgcattttgcagattcaatactttgggtagggaccgtcgatatttaaacggtacttattaaaatgaactgcatttatttaatacaataagtaTCGAAGTGCGTATCGCCATGGGatataacactaaacaagcAACGTAtattcgacggtccctacgtaaagtattgaatctgccaaacgcaattttgcagattcgatactttacgtagggaccgtcgatatatttatattacctgTACATTAGGGTACTGCATTTTGAGTTGTTCCCAGAGCGCGCTGACTTTACTCGCCGCCCCGAGGCACTTCAGCGCCGACACTTGCACATACGGCTCGAAATCGTTGAACGCTATCGTCGCCGCCACGTTGATTAAATTGTTCTCCAATATCTGCTTTTGGAATGGCGGGAACTCTgtaagaacaatatttttataaatcattgttgTATTGAACGTAACAAACTAATCCAAGAGAATTAGGGATACTTAAAAGTCAAAGGAATCGCGTGCCGGTGGCAGCCTCTatacaattcaattcaatttttagattgtggctctATCGTTGCCAGACGATGATTGCCAATGttaaagttgaaagtaggaaaagttacggtaaatttttatgggtCAATATGCAGGAGGTGTGGCTGGGTGACTGTCAATGGACGCCATTTTATGTTCgttgacatttaaatttttaatgaaaccTGTTACGGTATTCCCAGCTGTTACAGCCCTAGTACGTACACTATTAACTATCGCGCCGAGAAAAACTGAGTTCATTTCCTGTTGGTTCCAGAAACCTTCACCATCACGGCAGAGTAAACAAGACAGCGAGAAATCGCCTAATCATCGCCCAGCACcagttattcaaaatatatcgaTAATCATTGTCGCGGCAGTAGAATTGCAAGTCATCGGAAGATTCACTCATGTTGTTTGTACGTGATATCTAACCGTCGCGTCGATTATGTCCGATGATTTGACaagatatattatttcttattccaAATTTGGCGAATTCGTCATTTGCAACAGTCGATATAAATATGCACCCTAATAGTTGGTGATTCATTTTTAATCAgtgataaaaaatgaataacaaacaatttaaaacgaGCAAAACGTAATTGATCAGATTAGAgcagtaaaaataaaccaaatttagattttattttacagatacAGCGACTGAGTCGTATCTACGAGAAACAAAATTTTCTTCACATTTTTTACGAAAGCGAAGATTTAGAGCAGACCCTATAGTAATCGTTAAATGACTTATAAGCACTGACAATAATAGgcacttttttaattaatgatttattatcttaatttaaaacagaaatcaCGATCAAAATACGGCCAAAACAAAACAGATGGAATACTAGCTTGTCACGTTATCAGGAACTACTAGTCCGCGAAAGAAAGAGTTACCGCGCTATCCTCACTACGCGATCACTCCTGCAGATTGCCATTTTTGAAATACGAAATATGAATTTTTACTCCCTTTTCCAGACCAATTTTATTGCTGGTTTCATAAATGGACttctttttttctattgtttattacgtatagaataattttcaaaatcataatCACACCCCttattatacctacatatatgcGCTACCCATTATTAAAGGACAATAAACCGTTTGGGAAAAGACAGGCGATGTTAGGATCTCTGGAAATCTCGCTTACTATATGAATAGCAGCAGAAAGCTGTCACTTCGCACGATTTAGTGAGACAGAGGTATTACCAAGGCCGAACGGTCCTAAGATGTTGGCAACCATCGCTATTGCATAGATCTACCTTTTAAAACTACTGTCCCTTAGTATAGCGTCTACATAATTCCCTAAAACACCATATATATATCCACAACACCGTTTGTACAACGCCCGCGTCGCgtcaatttaaaaaagaaaacaggtaaaaaaatatcaataagttcTTACACCTGGCAAGTTATTGCGATAGAAAATATCccgtgttaatccaagacatggtctatgtTTGTGAGCCaaacttcatccaaatccgttccgTTATTTCTTAACGAACGAGTTTTTTAtcgaacatccaaacattttcacaatcttttgcatttatattaataagtagtGAGACGTCATTATTGCCGAATCATTGTTAGCACAGATTTCCACGAAATGTATCGATAatcaatatacataatacaaaaaaaaaatgttatcataatttatgtattgttAGACGTTTAACGTAATCCAAACAAGTCTGCATGACTTCTGGCATGACTTGACAACAATGATGGATGGAAGTAATCATTTCTTTCACGTGAACAAGAATCTGTTTTACCGAATTACTCAACATGTAGATAAAGTGTAACGTtatctatttaaattgttaatttgttttttactttgtGAATGAGGAAAGTGGTGTCGAAATTGGAATTAAGTGTGCTTTACATTGCTTACTGGCTtcgtagatattttttaaaaaacaaagcttGTGAGTTAGGGAAGCTAGTTTGTGATTTCGGATCGTAGATGATTTATGTCGAACCAGCCTCCAGAACAAGCCCTGTGGACGGTCGGAGACCAAGTGCATAATGAGGAATTAAAGGCTATTGTGGAATCGTAGCTATCGCAAACCACCCAAgagttactggtggtaggtctctcacattAGTTTCCAGATTCGCTTTAAGTGGATTAAAACAGTTTATTACTCACACCGAAGTCTGCAGCTaacttttttttgctttgaatgacgagacgagctttccatTCATTCaatgaaacaccatccaacaccgtgaatggcaaagtatcgtttggtattccactgcactcgtcatcctaagacatgagatgttaagtcgtatcatatatccagtagttactctggctacaatgtccttcaaaccggaaacagtgactacacactgctgcttggcggcagatatagacattgcggtagtacctaccagGGCCGACtcacatatatgagagacctaccagcagtaatatcagccctgtattagatacttgcccactgctgagcacgggcctcctctactgctgagagggattagaggccttagtccaccacgctggaccaGCGTGAAATACGGTCGACTACTACCAGCAGTAGTCGACCGTATTTAAGATATTTG
This genomic window from Manduca sexta isolate Smith_Timp_Sample1 chromosome 12, JHU_Msex_v1.0, whole genome shotgun sequence contains:
- the LOC115444826 gene encoding 39S ribosomal protein L12, mitochondrial gives rise to the protein MNTFRIIRNVPVQWRSFSRCAILRQEVVQAATPLSIPVPEGVEKPISPKIEKIVSDITNLNLLEVSELSQVLKKRLNLPDAPAMPIGGFAMAAPAAAAEEEDAAPKIVKTSFTVKMTKFDDKQKVALIKEVKSLLEGFNLVQAKKFVESVPTVVKADISKDEAEKLKEALSKVGAVIEIE